One segment of Rubripirellula amarantea DNA contains the following:
- a CDS encoding DUF3500 domain-containing protein, which produces MPTSFRYLLPAGLALACLVAVAMKVSDPPAVQMQTFAENFLASLDETQSAKATMPYDSPKRVGWHFIPMKDRKGLTLGEMDDAQRTAALRLVRAALSEAGYDKTNKIMTLERTLRILEGEGRTWPRDHNLYYVTVFGTPSNQGVWGLSFEGHHLSLNFVCRDGNIVDSTPQFFATNPAIIMNDVVAPEGETVLGKGTRVLRDEEEYAFKIVQSLTESQLATAVIDETAPQEIRFAGEAQPSVGDPEGIPFDQLDKDQQKTLKDLIEVYVGAVADSAADDRRKIIESDGWNNVHFAWAGAKKPGIGHYYRVRGKSFLIEFINTQPDAMGNPANHIHCVYRDLTGDFDLAL; this is translated from the coding sequence ATGCCTACCTCATTCCGTTATTTGCTGCCCGCTGGATTAGCTCTCGCCTGCCTCGTTGCTGTTGCCATGAAGGTCAGCGACCCACCGGCGGTGCAAATGCAGACGTTTGCGGAAAACTTCTTAGCTTCGCTAGATGAGACTCAATCCGCCAAAGCGACGATGCCCTACGATTCACCTAAGCGAGTCGGCTGGCACTTCATCCCGATGAAGGACCGCAAGGGCCTCACCCTTGGCGAGATGGATGATGCTCAACGCACCGCTGCACTTCGACTCGTTCGAGCCGCACTTAGCGAAGCCGGCTACGACAAAACCAACAAGATCATGACACTCGAGCGCACGCTGCGTATCCTCGAAGGTGAAGGACGCACATGGCCACGCGATCACAACCTCTACTATGTCACCGTGTTTGGTACCCCATCAAACCAGGGCGTTTGGGGTCTCAGCTTCGAAGGTCACCACCTTTCGCTCAACTTCGTATGTCGCGACGGCAATATCGTTGACAGTACACCGCAGTTCTTCGCAACGAATCCTGCGATCATCATGAATGATGTGGTCGCGCCGGAAGGTGAAACGGTGCTCGGTAAAGGAACACGTGTCTTACGTGACGAAGAAGAGTATGCGTTCAAGATTGTGCAATCGCTGACTGAATCTCAATTGGCAACTGCCGTCATCGACGAAACAGCACCTCAAGAGATTCGGTTTGCCGGTGAAGCGCAACCGAGCGTCGGCGATCCAGAAGGCATCCCGTTTGACCAACTCGATAAAGACCAGCAGAAAACCTTGAAGGATTTGATCGAAGTCTATGTTGGCGCAGTTGCCGATAGCGCCGCAGATGACCGCCGCAAGATCATCGAAAGCGATGGTTGGAACAACGTGCATTTCGCATGGGCCGGGGCAAAGAAGCCAGGCATTGGTCACTACTACCGAGTTCGCGGTAAGAGCTTCTTGATTGAGTTCATCAACACGCAGCCCGATGCAATGGGTAATCCAGCCAATCACATTCACTGCGTCTATCGTGACCTAACCGGTGACTTCGACTTAGCTCTTTAG
- a CDS encoding WecB/TagA/CpsF family glycosyltransferase: MLDLGKRNVLGIGVNAIDYEAAVAKVIEAGRSRSPMAVTALAVHGVMTGVSDKAHKYRLNQFDLVCPDGQPVRWALNRLHGCDLNDRVYGPELTLRLCEAAAKEDDVPVYLFGATEEMLDQFAERLCEKFPGLKIAGRKASRFRTLNEQERDELAAEINASGAGMCFVGLGCPRQEVFAYEMRDRVRMPLIAVGAAFAFHAGMLEQAPAWMQRNGLEWFFRLTREPGRLWKRYSTTNPAFASLAILQKLKLYAARTDSGVPPTEEVRFG; this comes from the coding sequence ATGTTAGATCTTGGCAAACGAAATGTCTTAGGCATCGGCGTCAATGCGATCGATTACGAAGCAGCCGTCGCCAAAGTGATCGAAGCAGGCCGCTCGCGATCTCCGATGGCCGTGACCGCGCTCGCCGTTCACGGTGTTATGACTGGCGTTAGTGACAAAGCGCATAAGTATCGCCTTAACCAGTTCGACCTTGTTTGCCCTGATGGCCAGCCCGTCCGATGGGCTCTCAACCGATTGCATGGTTGCGATTTGAATGATCGAGTTTATGGCCCCGAACTGACGTTGCGGCTGTGTGAAGCGGCCGCCAAAGAGGACGATGTTCCGGTGTATTTATTTGGTGCCACCGAAGAAATGCTCGACCAGTTTGCTGAACGTCTTTGTGAGAAGTTCCCTGGATTGAAGATAGCGGGTCGCAAGGCGTCGCGGTTCCGCACGCTCAACGAGCAAGAACGCGATGAACTGGCTGCCGAGATTAACGCCAGTGGCGCCGGCATGTGTTTCGTTGGACTGGGCTGCCCGCGACAGGAGGTCTTCGCTTATGAGATGCGAGATCGTGTTCGAATGCCCTTGATTGCCGTCGGTGCCGCATTCGCATTCCATGCTGGCATGCTTGAGCAAGCCCCAGCTTGGATGCAAAGAAACGGCTTGGAATGGTTCTTTCGGCTCACTCGCGAACCTGGTCGTTTGTGGAAGCGTTACTCGACCACCAACCCTGCCTTTGCGTCCCTCGCAATCTTGCAGAAATTGAAGCTCTACGCGGCCCGCACAGATTCTGGCGTGCCACCAACCGAAGAAGTCAGGTTTGGCTAG
- a CDS encoding dihydrofolate reductase, which produces MAMTPAGVIGLNGDMPWRLSSDLRRFKKLTLGGVLIMGRKTYDSIGRPLPGRQTVVITRQDEWSADGVHRAKSPEEALEVAAELAGSAKNGAYVVGGAEIYRQLMPSCEKVFLTRVLSQVQGDTHLDLDLSGFDIVEQTRIPASDRDDVPTEFVKLRRKKSVRH; this is translated from the coding sequence GTGGCCATGACTCCGGCTGGGGTGATCGGGCTAAACGGTGATATGCCGTGGCGTTTGAGCAGTGATCTGCGGCGATTCAAGAAATTGACCCTCGGTGGCGTTTTGATCATGGGGCGGAAAACGTATGACTCAATTGGTCGTCCGCTCCCAGGTCGGCAAACGGTCGTCATCACTCGCCAGGACGAGTGGTCCGCTGACGGGGTGCATCGTGCTAAAAGTCCCGAAGAAGCCCTGGAGGTTGCCGCGGAACTGGCCGGATCAGCCAAGAACGGAGCGTATGTGGTGGGTGGAGCCGAGATTTACCGGCAGTTGATGCCTTCATGTGAAAAGGTATTCCTGACGCGAGTGCTTTCGCAGGTGCAGGGCGATACCCATTTGGATCTTGACCTCAGTGGCTTTGATATCGTCGAGCAGACCCGAATTCCGGCGTCGGACAGAGACGATGTGCCAACGGAATTCGTGAAACTTCGACGAAAAAAGAGTGTTCGGCACTGA
- a CDS encoding thymidylate synthase — MRTYLQLLDEVLHHGLDRDDRTGVGTRGLFGRQMRFDLSEGFPLLTTKKLHVRSIIYELLWFLRGDTNIKWLKENGVSIWDEWADEDGELGPVYGRQWRSWQSHKAGQTIDQIAWVQDEIRKNPQSRRLIVSAWNVADVPDMALPPCHLLFQFYVAGDRLSCQLYQRSADMFLGVPFNIASYALLTMMMAKVTGLKPGEFVHTLGDLHLYRNHFDQAKEQLSRHPRPLPQIQIRSSPESIDQFQFDDFTLVDYDPHPAIKAPVAV, encoded by the coding sequence ATGCGGACCTATCTGCAATTATTGGACGAAGTACTTCACCACGGACTTGATCGCGACGACCGCACTGGTGTGGGCACGCGAGGTCTGTTTGGCCGGCAAATGCGGTTTGACCTTAGCGAAGGATTTCCTTTGCTGACGACGAAGAAGCTGCACGTTCGGTCGATCATTTACGAGTTGTTGTGGTTTCTTCGAGGAGACACCAACATCAAGTGGCTTAAAGAGAACGGAGTTTCGATTTGGGACGAGTGGGCCGACGAAGATGGTGAGCTTGGGCCTGTCTATGGCCGGCAATGGCGATCTTGGCAGTCACACAAGGCTGGCCAAACGATTGACCAGATCGCGTGGGTGCAGGACGAAATTCGCAAGAATCCGCAATCGCGCCGGTTAATCGTATCGGCGTGGAATGTTGCCGATGTGCCTGATATGGCGCTGCCACCTTGCCATCTGCTATTTCAGTTTTACGTGGCGGGGGATCGGCTTTCCTGTCAGCTCTATCAACGCAGTGCAGATATGTTCCTTGGCGTTCCCTTTAACATCGCCAGCTACGCGTTGCTGACGATGATGATGGCCAAGGTAACGGGACTCAAGCCAGGGGAGTTCGTTCATACCTTGGGCGACCTGCATCTATACCGCAATCATTTCGACCAAGCCAAAGAGCAGCTTTCGCGTCATCCGCGTCCATTGCCTCAGATCCAGATACGTTCGTCACCCGAGTCGATTGACCAGTTTCAGTTCGATGATTTTACGCTGGTTGATTACGACCCCCACCCTGCAATTAAAGCTCCGGTGGCGGTGTGA
- the rpsM gene encoding 30S ribosomal protein S13, with translation MGVDIPNDKQIQYSLTYLYGLGLPSAREVCEKLGIDPKRPASDVNEDELGRIAALLERDYTVEGPLRRQVAQNISRLREIKSYRGMRHRVGLPVRGQRTKTNSRTRKGPRKTVAGKKGVKDLR, from the coding sequence ATGGGCGTCGATATCCCAAACGACAAACAGATCCAATACTCACTAACTTATCTTTATGGGCTCGGACTACCGTCCGCTCGTGAAGTATGTGAGAAGTTGGGCATTGACCCAAAGCGACCTGCTTCCGACGTCAACGAAGACGAACTCGGTCGTATCGCTGCATTGCTCGAGCGTGACTACACGGTCGAAGGCCCGTTGCGTCGCCAAGTCGCACAGAACATTTCACGACTGCGAGAAATCAAGTCGTACCGTGGAATGCGTCACCGTGTTGGCTTGCCCGTTCGCGGACAACGCACCAAGACAAACTCACGTACCCGTAAAGGCCCGCGTAAAACCGTTGCCGGCAAGAAGGGCGTGAAGGATCTTCGCTAG
- a CDS encoding class I SAM-dependent methyltransferase: MNLHRIPEPAPIDARADAAAYHEMDHSLVNQQFVDDLFKNGKVGPRVMDIGCGPADIPIRIGKRLSESEYGYAAAPWQIMAIDNEVEMLEIAKMEIEIAGLADRITLQFGDVTAFDIYDDGFADTVVSNTLVHHCSEPAQAIAELVRVTAPGGRMFIRDLVRPSTHEEIERLVGLHGEGESEYAQQLLRQSLLASLSLQETEEIIRGLGVEVHCVQMTSDRHWTIDWKRPE; this comes from the coding sequence GTGAACCTGCATCGAATTCCAGAGCCCGCACCCATTGATGCTCGTGCTGATGCTGCGGCGTACCACGAAATGGACCATTCGTTGGTGAACCAGCAGTTCGTGGACGACTTGTTTAAAAATGGAAAGGTTGGACCACGGGTGATGGACATTGGATGTGGTCCGGCTGACATCCCCATCCGCATTGGCAAACGTCTTTCCGAATCGGAGTACGGATATGCGGCCGCACCCTGGCAGATCATGGCGATCGACAACGAAGTCGAAATGCTCGAAATCGCAAAGATGGAAATTGAGATTGCGGGTTTGGCCGATCGAATCACGCTTCAGTTCGGGGACGTAACCGCCTTTGACATCTATGACGATGGGTTTGCTGACACCGTCGTTTCAAACACGCTCGTGCACCATTGTTCCGAACCAGCCCAGGCAATTGCTGAACTGGTGAGAGTTACCGCTCCGGGTGGGCGTATGTTTATTCGCGATCTGGTTCGGCCTTCAACGCATGAAGAAATTGAACGGTTGGTTGGTTTGCACGGCGAAGGCGAATCCGAATACGCTCAGCAGTTGCTTCGTCAATCATTGCTCGCGTCGTTATCGCTTCAAGAAACCGAGGAAATCATCAGGGGGCTTGGCGTGGAGGTTCACTGCGTTCAAATGACGTCGGATCGGCATTGGACGATTGATTGGAAACGACCGGAGTAG
- a CDS encoding GumC family protein: MDRNDQSSQPRPSRENRTGDSRSSESWATLTPADLIRSVSRRLPSVLVTTLLVAIAVAAILVAWPNQYSSDGMFYVRLGRGAVSIDPTTEPTRSVSLQESRTSEVMSISQMLNSREIADRVVRTVGARAINHPRNWVERLTRIANESSADVEENDERIKYEHQIAHEEAVKKVLKSVSINVPKDSYTVSVTAKGSDPLLAQQIVQAFMDEYGAYHVEAHRSNGSLDFFEKQTKASQSAALNARKALQEARGQMGWLSSESSEKALGERIIELELALDQAESSYAESQSRTAALKQQLAQVQEWVPMEVSRVANEAAFGMRTYLYEAQMEDGEKLSKVTSNHPRYKILQQKINQGNQIVDAAGDEREQTTEALNPIRIKLESEFQTAFAENAGLKSRLESLQASMEQAKADLRRLNEDAIKLAELSWTADIAEENFLAHAKSLESSRVTHELDKQEMSDVSVIQNASLNLKKVGPPRLALGVVGMMLGFCIGVLQALIRDNPIATRDAQEVSTAPEQRARHYGEDDNDYFVTPPKRTNRDALTSAEREFAQADQARHDLTVHSSSKPGPVVKGEKKQDEWVSMPR, encoded by the coding sequence ATGGATCGCAACGACCAATCTAGCCAACCGCGACCTTCGCGTGAAAATCGAACGGGAGATTCGAGATCATCTGAATCTTGGGCCACCCTTACCCCGGCCGATCTGATTCGATCAGTATCTCGACGCTTGCCGAGCGTGCTTGTCACGACGTTATTGGTTGCCATCGCGGTCGCAGCGATCTTAGTTGCTTGGCCCAATCAATATTCCAGCGATGGAATGTTCTACGTTCGCCTTGGACGGGGTGCCGTTTCGATCGATCCGACGACCGAGCCTACCCGTTCGGTTTCTTTGCAGGAGAGTCGCACGTCGGAAGTGATGTCGATCTCGCAGATGCTCAACAGCCGCGAGATTGCCGACCGGGTCGTACGTACCGTTGGTGCACGAGCCATCAATCACCCTCGCAATTGGGTCGAACGCCTGACTCGAATCGCAAACGAATCGTCGGCCGATGTGGAAGAGAACGACGAACGCATTAAGTACGAACATCAAATTGCTCACGAAGAGGCCGTCAAGAAGGTACTGAAGTCCGTCTCAATCAACGTTCCTAAAGACAGCTACACAGTCTCGGTGACGGCAAAGGGCAGCGATCCTCTTTTGGCCCAACAAATCGTTCAAGCGTTCATGGACGAATACGGCGCCTACCATGTTGAAGCCCACCGTTCCAACGGCTCACTCGATTTCTTCGAAAAGCAAACCAAGGCTAGCCAGAGCGCCGCGTTGAATGCCAGAAAGGCTCTGCAGGAAGCTCGTGGTCAAATGGGCTGGCTCAGTTCGGAGTCGTCCGAAAAGGCACTCGGCGAACGAATCATCGAATTGGAATTGGCGCTCGACCAAGCTGAAAGCAGCTACGCCGAGTCGCAAAGCCGCACCGCCGCATTGAAACAACAGCTCGCTCAAGTTCAAGAATGGGTGCCGATGGAAGTTAGCCGTGTTGCAAACGAGGCTGCGTTTGGAATGCGAACCTATCTGTACGAAGCCCAGATGGAAGATGGCGAAAAGCTGTCCAAGGTAACTTCCAACCACCCTCGCTATAAAATTCTGCAACAGAAGATCAACCAAGGAAACCAAATCGTCGACGCCGCTGGCGACGAGCGAGAGCAAACGACCGAAGCACTCAACCCGATTCGAATCAAGCTTGAATCAGAATTCCAAACCGCGTTCGCCGAAAACGCTGGACTGAAAAGCCGACTGGAATCACTGCAGGCGAGCATGGAACAAGCTAAGGCTGACCTGCGGCGTCTCAACGAAGATGCCATCAAGTTGGCAGAACTCAGCTGGACGGCCGACATCGCCGAAGAAAACTTCTTAGCTCACGCCAAAAGCTTGGAATCATCTCGCGTGACCCATGAATTGGACAAGCAAGAGATGTCCGACGTATCGGTGATCCAAAACGCTTCGCTTAACCTCAAGAAGGTTGGACCACCTCGCTTAGCACTTGGCGTTGTCGGCATGATGCTTGGGTTCTGCATTGGCGTGCTTCAGGCTCTCATCCGCGACAACCCGATTGCCACCAGAGACGCCCAAGAGGTTTCCACCGCACCGGAACAACGAGCTCGTCATTACGGCGAGGACGACAATGACTATTTCGTCACTCCACCTAAGAGAACGAACCGCGATGCACTCACTAGTGCTGAACGAGAATTTGCCCAAGCTGATCAAGCGAGGCACGATTTGACCGTGCATTCCTCGAGTAAGCCTGGACCAGTTGTTAAAGGCGAAAAGAAACAAGACGAGTGGGTGTCTATGCCAAGGTAG
- a CDS encoding glycosyltransferase family 4 protein codes for MTLTEQQHLRSTQHESHAIIDARVVFLTHYIPLYQVRVLQSIARRVRDFQILLSTPIEPNRDFQPDWSGLNVTVQNSWTFRRRWRHRTAGFDDQLYVHFPYDTMSRLRELKPDVVMSLELGARSAGAAMYCRRHPESKLVLCTYMSQRTEQGRGLLRRQLRKQLLKSADAVTYNGPSCREYLSEFGVPSKRLFHLPYAADDRTIYDGPVERDEESSRYRLLVVGQLNERKGVCRLLTQLEDYCRRRSHRQIEVIFAGDGPLRGKLESFAAGDGHDLPNLKVKVLGNVPANDLAVWMLRCGAMIAPTLADEWMLVVNEALHAGVPVIGSIHSQAVTTLIQSGKNGWTYDPMQDGSLALALESYFSESDDAIACMRYTCRQSVDQRTPDWAASGGIRAIQSVLHHQKSPQTETQA; via the coding sequence GTGACGTTGACTGAGCAGCAGCACTTGCGATCGACTCAACACGAGTCGCATGCAATCATTGATGCACGCGTTGTCTTTTTGACGCACTACATCCCGCTGTACCAAGTTCGGGTATTGCAGTCGATTGCTAGGCGTGTGCGTGATTTTCAAATCCTGCTTAGCACCCCCATAGAACCTAACCGTGATTTTCAACCGGACTGGTCCGGTCTAAACGTGACGGTTCAAAACTCTTGGACGTTTCGCCGACGATGGCGACATCGGACCGCTGGTTTCGACGATCAGCTCTACGTCCACTTCCCGTACGACACGATGTCACGCCTACGGGAATTGAAACCAGATGTAGTGATGTCTCTTGAATTAGGTGCCCGATCCGCGGGGGCGGCGATGTATTGCCGCCGACACCCCGAATCGAAACTTGTCTTATGCACCTACATGAGCCAACGAACCGAACAGGGACGCGGACTCCTGCGCCGCCAACTTCGCAAACAACTGCTCAAGTCGGCTGACGCGGTCACGTACAACGGTCCATCGTGCAGGGAATACTTGAGTGAATTCGGTGTTCCAAGCAAGCGCCTCTTTCATCTGCCTTACGCGGCAGACGACCGAACAATTTATGACGGACCTGTGGAACGCGACGAAGAAAGCTCTCGCTATCGACTACTCGTCGTCGGCCAACTGAACGAGCGCAAAGGCGTTTGCCGACTACTAACCCAACTCGAAGATTATTGCCGAAGGCGTTCACACCGACAGATCGAAGTTATTTTCGCGGGTGACGGACCATTAAGAGGCAAGCTTGAATCTTTCGCTGCTGGCGATGGTCATGATCTTCCTAACCTCAAGGTCAAAGTACTTGGCAACGTGCCCGCCAACGATCTAGCAGTCTGGATGCTTAGATGTGGCGCCATGATTGCACCGACGCTTGCTGACGAATGGATGCTAGTTGTCAATGAAGCCCTGCATGCAGGAGTCCCCGTCATTGGCAGTATTCACTCCCAAGCCGTGACGACGCTGATTCAATCGGGAAAGAACGGCTGGACTTATGATCCGATGCAAGACGGATCACTAGCATTGGCATTGGAGAGTTACTTCAGCGAATCTGATGACGCGATCGCATGCATGCGATACACGTGTCGCCAATCGGTTGATCAGCGAACACCAGACTGGGCCGCTTCGGGTGGGATCAGGGCGATACAAAGCGTATTGCATCACCAAAAGTCACCCCAAACCGAGACGCAAGCGTGA
- a CDS encoding polysaccharide deacetylase family protein gives MNNASPTAKSQSRSVASLSMDLDNKWAYLRAAGNPDWQTRPGYLPIVIDRIVEMLGELNLPLTVFTVGRDLVEDEDCVAIKSFDRMPRWEPANHSLNHLPWMHTMESSEIADEIEVTDARIREVTGRRPLGFRGPGFSCPDEVLSVLSRNDYVYDASIFPTSIAPIARAVFLMKTDLQGAEKERAKKLYGGFDSLRHPNHPFERNIAGHSLWEMPVTVMPFTRTPIHFSYFTFLASFSTLAAKSYFRTALWLCKVTGTAPSLLLHPPDFMGREDDSDLAYFPGMKMQRRDKLAIVRWALELYSTQFDVRCMIDALRTFDPAVDPDAAQLGHSRATGNNIATSTGQLAQSPSFQ, from the coding sequence GTGAACAATGCGTCCCCTACCGCGAAGTCTCAATCTCGATCGGTTGCAAGTCTATCAATGGACTTGGACAACAAGTGGGCCTACCTGCGAGCCGCGGGAAATCCAGATTGGCAAACACGCCCGGGTTACCTTCCGATCGTCATCGATCGGATTGTTGAGATGCTCGGGGAACTCAACTTACCGCTCACCGTGTTCACGGTGGGACGCGACCTAGTAGAAGACGAGGACTGCGTTGCCATCAAATCGTTTGATCGCATGCCTCGCTGGGAACCAGCCAATCATTCGCTCAATCATTTGCCATGGATGCATACCATGGAATCATCGGAAATCGCTGACGAGATCGAGGTCACCGATGCTCGGATTCGTGAAGTCACGGGACGTCGACCGCTTGGGTTTCGCGGTCCAGGCTTTAGTTGCCCGGACGAAGTCTTGAGTGTTCTTTCTCGAAATGATTACGTTTACGACGCCTCGATTTTCCCGACCTCGATTGCGCCGATCGCTCGCGCGGTGTTTCTGATGAAAACCGATCTGCAGGGTGCAGAAAAGGAAAGAGCCAAGAAGCTTTACGGCGGGTTCGATTCACTTCGCCATCCCAACCATCCGTTCGAACGAAACATTGCCGGTCATAGCTTGTGGGAAATGCCGGTAACCGTGATGCCGTTTACTCGCACTCCAATTCACTTCAGCTACTTTACCTTTTTAGCCAGCTTTTCGACGTTGGCAGCAAAGTCTTATTTTCGCACGGCGCTTTGGCTATGCAAAGTCACCGGCACGGCACCGTCGCTACTGTTGCATCCTCCCGACTTCATGGGTCGCGAAGACGACAGCGACTTGGCTTACTTCCCTGGCATGAAAATGCAGCGCCGAGACAAGTTGGCGATTGTTCGTTGGGCACTGGAACTTTATTCAACACAGTTTGATGTCCGTTGCATGATCGATGCGCTACGCACATTTGACCCGGCGGTTGACCCCGATGCCGCACAACTTGGCCACTCTCGTGCCACCGGAAACAACATCGCAACTTCAACGGGCCAACTCGCCCAGTCACCTTCCTTCCAATGA
- a CDS encoding sugar transferase, whose translation MLGALITDWAERLPRLSYRDPLLLTATQFNREVARERIRATRRSFPFCVIMLELDGTQHRKRRSRMLVRMLHRNLRMTDQKGFIGKDRYGILLVDTPEMGGRSVMDRLTQLAHKHGLQITMKLKVHDPDGFSPDEDQDSPGDGMSSFDEDLVASGRRRGDDQNSRWLPVAGEVEVTTEDPIVGRPAIRMAAKRTLDIVGASVGLILTGPVVLAAMYAIRRQDGGSPIFTQTREGLRGKPFTIFKLRTMVINAEASQAELRSQSHRDGPAFKISHDPRVTKVGQFLRKTCIDELPQLWNVLIGDMSLVGPRPLPWHESRACVPWHRRRLDVRPGMTCYWQVEKDKVETFDDWMRLDLRYLEQVSILEDLRLIAKTVVVPMTGRGSE comes from the coding sequence GTGCTAGGAGCATTGATCACCGATTGGGCTGAGCGATTACCTCGGCTCAGCTACCGCGACCCGTTGCTGTTAACAGCAACGCAGTTCAATCGCGAAGTCGCAAGAGAGCGAATTCGAGCGACTCGTCGTTCGTTCCCGTTTTGCGTCATCATGTTGGAACTTGACGGAACTCAGCACCGTAAACGTCGCAGTCGCATGTTGGTTCGAATGCTGCATCGCAACCTGCGCATGACCGACCAAAAAGGGTTTATCGGCAAGGACCGCTATGGAATCCTACTAGTTGATACACCGGAGATGGGTGGACGATCCGTAATGGATCGATTGACCCAGTTGGCTCACAAGCACGGCCTGCAAATCACAATGAAGCTTAAGGTCCATGACCCGGATGGCTTCAGTCCTGATGAAGACCAGGACTCGCCTGGCGATGGCATGAGCAGTTTCGACGAAGATCTCGTCGCCTCGGGACGCCGGCGTGGCGATGACCAAAACTCGCGATGGTTACCCGTTGCGGGTGAAGTGGAAGTTACGACGGAAGATCCGATCGTGGGTCGACCGGCAATTCGAATGGCCGCTAAACGGACGCTCGACATTGTCGGCGCCAGTGTCGGCTTGATCCTTACCGGTCCCGTGGTGCTGGCGGCTATGTACGCGATTCGTCGCCAGGACGGTGGGTCGCCGATATTCACGCAAACCCGAGAAGGACTTCGCGGAAAGCCGTTCACGATCTTCAAGTTGCGCACGATGGTGATCAACGCGGAAGCCTCACAGGCGGAACTGCGTTCGCAAAGCCACCGTGATGGACCGGCATTCAAGATTTCACACGACCCGCGAGTCACCAAAGTTGGGCAGTTTCTTCGCAAGACTTGTATCGACGAACTTCCACAGCTTTGGAATGTCTTGATTGGTGATATGTCATTGGTAGGTCCTCGTCCACTTCCGTGGCACGAAAGCCGCGCCTGCGTGCCATGGCACCGACGCCGGTTAGACGTGCGTCCAGGAATGACTTGCTATTGGCAGGTGGAAAAGGACAAGGTCGAAACGTTCGACGATTGGATGCGATTGGACCTGCGTTACCTCGAGCAAGTTAGCATATTGGAAGACTTACGCTTGATTGCCAAGACGGTCGTGGTTCCCATGACCGGTCGCGGGAGCGAGTAA